The genomic interval AAGTTGTGTTGCTCTGTGGAACTGATTTCTCAGCtgccgagagagagagtttcCGGGCCTTGATAGGTCCCTTCCCATTTGGTGAAATGCTTTTGGCTGAAACTGCCGATTTCATGGTAGGTGTGCTTGTGCTTTTACCAGCTTTGTTGCCAGGCCGACTAGATGGTTTTTTGGGGCTCGACTGGATAAAGGCCCGGCTTTCCCATGGTCTGGCTGCGATCCAGCGTTCCATCCAGCTCCAACCCCAGTTAGCTTTGCCAAGTTCAGGAGGGCCAAGGATTGAGTTGGAGTTGGCTCTCCACTGCAAAATATGGATGCCTGCTCAGTGGTACTGGTTTTCACTTCAAATGAGGATAAGCAAGTCATCGGGGCAATATTTAAGTGAACACAATACCTGGTGGGAAAATGCATATGCTAAAGCTCGCTCCCGTTTGCCTGCTGCTTCTTCCCTCTGATGAATCCTTCCAAGAATTTCCTCCATTGTTTCAGAGCCACCATTCCACTCCACCTGTGAGGTATATATCTATGAGAAAGGGAAAGACAGAGGGGGCGGTATAGAAGGCGTTTAAACTGTCTTCTGCATCTAGTGGGGATTAACCCAAGAACTAAGTAGGACTAGGTGATGGCACAACTCATAACCTCTCGTAACTAGGGTTCTCATACCATGTTAAATTATCAATGATTGTCATAAGTTCCTAGAAAGAAATGAATGGTGTGATCAAGTTTTTAATACTGCGTACCCTTCATGTGCAACAATATTGTTACACATGGAGAGAATAAATTAAGATGCACTAATGCACAGAACCAGATAATTCAATAATGAAAAAGAACACGCACAACTGGAGCTAGAGCTCCAATACCGTGTTTAAGTACAGTGACAACAATGGTCTACTCAACAATCTCTCTCTTAAGAGAACAGGCTATCTTACCTCAAGGTCGTGAAGTTTTGCCTCAAGCTTCAATTGATTCTCCAGTTTCTTCTGTCTAATCCGTCCTTCTGTGACCATTGCAACTCTACGAGCTCTGATCTGACCCTGTATCCTGCTCCATGAATGAAGATGACTCAATGTAGTTGAAGCTTGTTTGCTTACAGATTGACTTTGGGTCAGGATCTGCAATCTAAATATCCCCTTCAAACGACGAAGTTTTTTCCTTGCCTGgaatgaaagagaaatgaaaagataaataaatcattcaACAAGAAATTTACACTACTAGGAAAATGGTGAAATTGTAACCTACCAGCAGGAAATTGGCAATTATTAGAAATGGTAGCAAGCAAAAGCTTCAATCTGGTACTTTTTAAGGAACAAGAAATTCCTATTGGAAAAAGTATACtatgaaaataattcaaaagTTTAGTACAAAGGGCTAAGCAAACTCTTCAAGATTATAAATGAATTCGCATCACACATGTCAAGGATTGATTAACAAATAGTTCAAAGGTTTAGTACAAAGTGCTAAGCAAACTCTTCAAGGTTATAAACGACTTCAACTCACACATGTCAAGGACTGATGATTACAAATACAGAGCTCACTCTCCAACTCATATCCCAAAGATATGAACAAAGGAGCACAACTAATGATGAGGCCAAGTATATGCTGCAACTTTCCAGCCACAGGAACTTCTAAGGCCAAGTACTTAATGAGGATGCCGAGCTAAGGGAGAATATGCCTTCATCCCAAACAAATTCCCATCTCACGCTCATAAACGAAAGAAAAAGACAAGTGCACACATTGCATACTCAAGTGATTGTTACTAGGAAGGATAGTTTTTATGACAAGAACCACAGGCCTACTCAAGAGATCATTTTTAGGAAGGATAGTTTTTAACATTTACAACTTACCAAATGCATAAGGATCTCAAGAATATGGAATGATGGCATGACTTACTTCTTCCCCAATTGACTGACTAATGACTCAACATGCCAATCCGCATTATTCCCAGGAGACCAATAATCTCTATTATTATACGAACAGCAGCAGTTTTATGTCATACAGAATCTGCAGTACATGAACAATCGTGAAATATCTTGATGTACCTCACATGCTAAATGCATGTCAAACTAGACATGTTAGATATACATCAATACCTTATTTAAGTGTTCCATTTCCAACACATTTACATTTTGTATCATGACAGATGATTTACATTAGGAATTGGTCAAGTAATCAATTCTCCTCAAGAATGGACCCACCACAAAACCTTTGCCTACCCTTATCCCAAATGGGACGAAAGgacaaaggaagaaagaaaaatctctCATGCAGATTAGCTGTGAAGGAATATAAATAGAGCCATTAAGTGTTCTAAAACGCAGCCTAGGCGGTCGCCTATGCGCCTCCGGGGCATTAGGCGGCCCCTAGCCGCCACGAATACATGCAAATCAGCACCCCTAGGTGTCGGGCCCGATTAATCAGGCCCAATTGGTGCCAAGGCAGCCCTAGCCACCTGGGTTGCCCTGCCCAGATGTGCATGTTTGGATTTGTGTTGTTCGGTCAACCCCATGGCCAAGAAGACGCGACTCAACTAGTCGGCCACATCGAACCCACAACCACGATGAACGCACGAGGAGAAAGTGGCCATGGCAAACAAAAGGTAAAGGGTTGCGACCATGTCCGCCGACGACAAGGAAAGGTTTGAAccaatcggccatggcaaaTACCCACATCGAGATGCGAACCATCACTTCGCCAGCGGTTCGATTTAGGCTCCCACTAGCTGCGACACCGATTAGATTAGGAACTATCGGCCATGGCAGATGCCAACAGCGGCGGTCATGGAGAACCACGACAGATCTATCCATCCCATTGACTGCTGCATATGTGAACGGGCTCTATCgaccactctctctctctctctctctttatatatatatatatatatatatataggaaaattCACAATATATGAAAACAAGTTCTATATGaatatgtgtttggtttgataCCCTATGTTAGAGAAAtacttttacaaaatatatgaaatcCACATATCATATAGAATACCAAAAGATTAAGGAAGAAGAATACCTTCGAAATCTAtgattagtgataaaataacatcaaattacattaaAAGGTTAAACAAAATAGCAGTTTTTCTAGGCCCCGCCTAGACGCTAAGCCCCAGTCTGACACccaactagcgcctagcgcgttttagaatACTTTTAAGAACTTTGAACACATTACAAACAGAATTACATAACCCAATACACTTGACCCCTATACCTATCATCAGGAAAGGGATAAGAGAAACCACTCAAACCTAGTAGGGGGCATAAAAATATAAGACAAATGTATCAAAAATTGCATCTTCAAGAATATAACCATCAAATGTATTAAAGAATATGTTTAATTGCAGTAGTTTATGAAACTTGTAACACTTTTATACCATATATGCCCTGAACGCAGTCTGAATCTTGGTAGCTGCTATATCCTCAACTTCCATACCAAGAAACCTGGGGTTTCTCTTAGCAGCATTGTTGGCAAACTTAGTAGACACCTTGTGAGAGTGGGTTCTATGTTTGACTCCATTTGACTTTTCAGTTGCTGAAGATCCCTGCAGTACAGCATTATAAAGAAACAGATATTTAATACatcacaaaaggaaaaaaaatcatatacactAATAAGGTTTAGGTACCCAAGTTGGCTTCGGaaacaaaagagaaggaagCAAATTAACATATGTTGGAATAAATGTAATTAGCTGTCATAGATGTCAACGAGTTGTCATTTAGTCCTTATTTTTAGGAGTAAATTATTGTACATTCCtcctataaaatataaatgaacacGCTAAATCTCAATCAAGTTGTCTAATtgaacatggtatcagagcctaccatTGCCAAACCCTAGTTGCAGTCACCACCTCCTTCAGATCTCGTCTCAACGATTGCGTGCATCTCCAGCGTCCCTCTTTCATAGCTCATCTCCATCTTCTCCACTGCTGCTGCTCGCCAGTGTCATAGCATTCCCTTGCCGGTGACCATAGATCTATTGGTGTTTGCAGTAGCTATCACCAGAGCATTGCCATCGTGTGACCGTCGCTGTCGGTATCCACCATCACTTCTCAGATCTGGCCTCCATAGCCACCATTGCCAACTGCCATCACCAAAATCCAGTTGTCGTTGCTGGCGACCTCCACTGTCGCTTAACAATCGTGACCTTCACCAGATCTCACGACCGTTGGCCTTCGCCAGCCCTTGCGCCCCCATTGTTCGCGGCCTACTTTGTCGCCATCGTTGCCTGGTTTCCTCCACGCGTCAACCAGATCCGCCTTTGCAGCCTCCTCCAGATCGCGGCCTCTGTTGCCATTGACCAAATCCACACCCACCACCACTATTGCCGACGCCCAGCATCACCACCACTGCTCACGGCTTCCTCCGCGCCCACGCTGCCTAGATGTGGCCACTTCCTTGTTGTTCTCCTTCTTCAGAtctatttagcccaaatctgaCACCCATCAAACCAGATTCAACCCATCAGATTTTTCTAGACCCACCTGAACTAGATCCACTCCACATCCGACAGATTTTCCATTGAAGACACTTCAAAAGTGACTTCTATCCAAAATATGGAGAGTCCTTCTGACAGATTTTCCATTAAAGACACTTCAAAACTACCTTCCATCCAAATTATGGAGAGTCTAGCTTCTTCAATTGCCTCCGAATCTAAATCTGTAGGTTTCTCTtcgcctttttcttcttcatttatcATTACCTTTGAAAAACTGGTTGGAAGTACCAATTACATGTCTTGGGTTGCCTCTGTTGAGTTATGGTTCATGGGTCAAGTAATGGAAGATCACCTAAGTACGAAAGCCGATGCAATTCTTGCTACTGAGAAAGCAACCTGGAAGAAAACCGACACTCTTCTTTGCAACATGTTATGGCAAACAATTGATCCCAAACTATATGTTATTTACAAAGCATACAAGACTTGTGTTCAGGTATGGACAAAGACCAAATCTCTTTATACAAATGATATATAATGTCTCTACTCTGTTTTTTCCACTATTGTTCGCTTGAAGCAAcaagatatggatatgtttgAATTCCTTGGCCGCCTAGAATCCCTGAAGGAAGAATTTAACTCTCTATTGCTAGTTGATAATACTACAGACGAACAATTGCAGCAACGAGATACATTATTTATGGTTTTGGGATTGATTGCCATTCGATTTGACCTTGCTCTAGTCCGGGATCAAATATTATCTAGTCCTATTGTTCCAACGCTAGAAGATGTCTTTGCTAGACTTTTTCAGGTCTCTTCCTCGTCTTCAGTCGTCGATGGTTCTCAGGTTGATTCCTTTGTTTTGGCGTCACAAACCTTCGGCAAAGGAGAATAAGGGAATAACCAAGGCGGTAACTCACAACGAGGTAATCGTCCTAAATGCAACTACTACCATAGGTGGGGCCATCTTCAAGAACAGTGCCACAAATTACATGGTCGACCTCCACATGCTGCTAATGTCGCTTAGTCTGTCGCAACCAATTCCTCAACAGAAACATTTGAGAATCATTCCTCTCCATCCCTTGTTTAGATTGGAAGTGATTATGAAGACTACCTTCGATATCAGGCATCTAAACAAACTACATCGTCATCCACTGCTTTTGTGGTGCAGACTGGTAATTCTATTGCTTGTGTTACTCGGTCTACCACTCCTAGACCATGGGTTCTCGATTCTGGTACAACTGATTATCTCTCTGGTAACCAAAGTcctttttcctctttctttgtTGTTTGCCATTTGTTACTCTTGCCAATGGTTCCAAAACATACACTATAGGCACTGGTCAAGCACAACCGCTCCCTTTGTACCCttagattttgttttctatgtttCTGGCAACCCCTTTAATCTTGCTCCTGTTAGTAAACTGACACGTGCTATTCACTGTTCCATAACCTTCTTTGCTGATTCTGTTGTCATGCAGCATCGGGGTACGGGACAGATGATTGGCATCGGGCATGAGTCACAGGGACTTTATTATCTCGACAAACCATCTTCCCCAACAGGTTGCATTTCTACTGAATCTCCAACTCTTCTTCATAATCGTTTGGGACATCTGAGTCTATCCAAGTTACAAAAGATGGTCCTGCATCTTTCTAATGTTTCCACTTTAAATCGTGAGTCATGTTAGCTTGGAAAACAATCTTGTACTTCGTTTCCAAAGCATATCAATAATCGAGCTGCGTCCCTTTTTGAACTTgtccatagtgacatttggggtctGTCGATGTTCGGAGTTGGTCAACCATGATTCGTAGgcagaatgatgcctagtccacgattgttctctggttattccggCAGAGTAACAATATATCATTATTAGTCCTCTTTTTACAATGGTGTTtttaacccctatttatagtatggggtgtttacaattttcacaaaatccATAAATGGAAGGATAACATCACGGGGGACAAAGTGtctttatcaattccataaaactGGGAGTGGATTTCGTATTACCAAGGGTTTGGTTTGCCTCAGGTAAAGTAGGTGGGTTTCGCCTCCGTTTATTCAGGGGTTTTGTTGTTATACGAGCTGAACGGTTAGGCCAGCGAGCTGGAAGcatcgctgggagctcgcttggttccgCGATCTAAGATCAAGTCTCAGCGACGTGTGACCTTGTTCTAACGAACTCGGTCTTGGGCCTATTGGGCCTCAGGAGATTGGGTCGACCTGCTAGGTTGAGTCTAACCCATAAGAAGTGGTTcgggaaatacccataacaggGTCCTCGTTATGTTCCCTCTATTTTAGGTTTTCGGTACTTCATCACTTTCATTGACAATTACTCTCATTGTACTTGGGTGTTCTTATTGAAAAACCGTTAAGAGTTATTTACTATCTTTAAAGATTTCTATGCCGAAAATCACACTCAATTTAATGTTTCTATCCGTGCATTCCGCAGTGACAATGCTAGAGAATATTTCTCAGCTCCTTTCACTATTTTCATGGCTTCTAAGGTTATTTTACATCAATCTTTTTGTGCCTATACACCCTAACAAAATGGAGATCTTGAGCACAAAAATCGTCATTTGATTAAAACTACTCGCACTCTTTTACTGCATAATCATGCCCTTTCCTTTTTTTAGGTTGATATTGTTCTCACTGCATGTTATCTCATTAACTGGATGCCTTCCTCTGTCTTACAGCTTGAGGTCCCTTACTCCATCTTTTTCCCTGCTCAGAGTCTTTATCTCCTTCCATTTCGTGTTTTTGGGTGCACTTCTTTTGTCCACGACATGACCTCTAGTCGTCCCAAACTTTCAGCTAAGGCTATCAAGTGCATCTTCCTTGGTTACTCACGACTTCAGAAAGGCTATCAGTGTTACTCTTCTGATCAACAACATATTTCATCTCTGTTAATGTTACCTTTTTTGAGGcatctcctttctttctcttctccccTGTCAAGAGTCGTCAAATTTTTGAGGTTCTTCCTACTCCTTACCTTTGTTCTCCCTCCTTTGATATTGCTCATACTGTCCATGAACGTCCCCTTCAGGTTTATCATCGTCGTCCACATCTTCCTATGGCTGTTGACAAAGAACTTGCTAACTCACCTTGTGCTCCAACATCCTCACCTACCTCGGGCCAGACCGTTCCTTCTGAGCCAGTTATTGAACCTTCTCTTGAGCCCATTGCCACTCGAAAATGTATACGCTTTACTCATAATCCTCATCCCATCTACACCTTCCTTAGCTATCATCGCTTGGCTTCACCCTATTATGCTTTTGTGACCACTTTATCCTCTATTAATGTCCCTAAAACTACCAATGAGGCACTTTCAGATCCAAGGTGGCGCCAGGCCATGATTGATGAGACGGATGCTCTACATTCTAGTGGCACTTGGGAATTGGTTTCTTTTCCTCCTGGTAAATCTACTGTTGGTTGTCGCTAGGTTTATACCTTGAAGGTTGGTCCAGATAGGGAGGTCGATCGGCTTAAGGCACGTCTGGTTGCCAAAGGTTACACTCAGATTTTTGGACTGGGCTACGGTGACACTTTTTCTCCAGTGGCTAAGATTGCCTCTGTGCACTTATTTTTATCCATTGTTGCGATGAATTATTGGCATCTTTATCAGCTAGAtattaagaatgtttttcttcATGGGGATCTTCAGGAGgaagtttatatggagcaaccacttggctttgttgctcaaggggagTCTGGATTAGTTTGCAAACTTCGCTGCTCTATTTATGAGTTGAAACAATCTCCGCGAGCTTGGTTTGGACGGTTTAGTACAATTCTTCAGGAATTTGGTATGAATTGCAGTGAGGCCGACCACTTTGTTTTTTGTCGCCACTCATCAAATGGTCAATGCATTTATCTAGTGGTTTACGTGGATGATATTGTCATCACTGGAAGTGATCAGGATGATATTCTTCAACTGAAGACATATGTCTTCAACCGTTTTCAGACTAAAGATTTGGGtaagttgaaatattttcttggcattgaaGTAGCCCAATCCAAAAGCAGCATAGTTATTTCACAAAGGAAATATGTCGTACACATTCTTGAGGAGGTTGGTTTGCTTGACTGTAAACCGGTTGATACTCCCATGGACCCAAATATCAAACTCTTACCAGGACAGGGGGAGCTATTATCTAACCCTGGTAGATATCGCCAACTTGTCAGAAAGCTAAACTACCTCACTATCACTTGGCCATACATCTCTTTAGCTGTAAGTGTAGTTAGTTTTTGCAATCTCCATGTGATAGTCATTGGAATGTTGTCATTCGCATTCTTAGATATATCAAAGGTGCACCAGATCAGGGattgttatatgaaaataaGGGTCATACCCAGGTAATTGGGTATtatgatgctgattgggcaggatctccTTCAGATAGACGCTCTACTTCTGAGTATTGTGTTCTAATTGGTGGCAACTTGGTatcttggaagagtaagaaacAGGATGTGGTTGCTAAGTCTAGTGCTGAACTAGAATACcgtgctatggccttggcaacaTGTGAACTTATATAGTTGAAACAATTGcttcaagaattaaaatatggcGAGGTGACGCAAATGAAATTAATCTGTGATAATTAAGCCACCTTGCATATAGCCTCTAATCATGTTTTTCGTGAGAGGACCAAACACATAGAAATTGATTGTCATTTCATCAGAGAAAAAGTTTTATCCAGATATATTGCTACTAGTTTTGTCAATTCAGTCGATCAACTGGCAGACTGATGAGAACCCAAAGAAACAATTCACTGAAACTGAATTATAATTTCCACTTCAATCCGATTACAAGAAAAACTAGgcgttcgagaggcccttaactctccctaagACTCAATACAAGAATAATCCCCCCCCCTCCTCCCTCCatttcttccccctctacataTTCTTCCGCCCCTCCTCCTCAACAGAAATCTGTTACGCACctgctgggttgttacacaacccagcAATTTCCCTTCTCTACCCCttacgcacatggctggctATTATGCCAGCCAGCCCATTTACACCCCTACCCCTTGGACtttctttgataagtcaagtgAATCGGGGGCCAATATAGGCATATTCAAGAGGGCCTTCTCTCCCGAAACTTCTTCAAAATTCTCTCCATTCCAGTTAGATATGATTTAATCACCACTCATTTCCGGGGCTGATAGACTGCAGTGGAATCTTCAGGGGTTGCTTTGCCATAGACTCCAAACTAGGAACTCAACAACTAGTATGGTAGTTGTCCCACTCATGCTGGCCACTGTTCTGGCCATTTAGATCCTCATTTTGTTTTAGCAACAGGAATTTTGTGCATGCATGCTTGCAATTCCAAGCTGCATTAGGGTCATTAGATTCTTGACAGACAGGAGGCTCATTTTGTGCTCTTTCTTCATAGCACTCATTCATAGTAGGTTTTTGATTTACAGCAATTCCCATTCCAACCACTGCATCCCTAGTTATTGATACAACTTCCGAGCACCTTGACTTTGTCAGTTGTTTCATGGCTTGCCAAATCTCAACCTCATCATGAAGTTTGCCCAAATACCCATCATTATTTAAGATCTTTGGGTCTATACCATTGGGCTCCACAACAGAATGCAAATTGAGCCCTTGACTTCTAGAAACATGCTGCCCTTCCACCATCATGACCTGCTTGGACGAGGCACCCACCCCCTTATGATAGTGAGAATACATGGGGGGGCCTCCATTATCAACCAACCCCATGTGAAATCTCTGAGAAACCAGGCTAAGAATCAAACTAGCTTCCCAGACAACATGGACCGTTGATGGCGCCCCAATCATCGGTAAGATGCTCTCCTTGGATGTCACCGGATCGGCAGTCCTTGGCATTTTAAACGGACCGATCGTCAACTGCCCTCCTACCTCGCCGGTGAACTTCCCAACACCATTGCCGTCGGCAGCCATTCTGCCTCGCGACACCATGTTCATCGTCTGTGATGGAGTTAGGCCTACCATGGAATTCAACGGCACTTCCACCATCTCACCCTCCTTAATCGTGTTCCCCAACTCGTCCGACTTCTCCACCGTGCCTTCCTGCGTGGACCCTAAGCGATTCCTTAGCAGCCCCTTTAGCTCTTCCTAGCTTCTCACTCTTCGACTTCGttgctcccactggaaccaTGAAAGTGCAGCACCCTCCAAACACAGTGTTGCTGTGTCCATCTTCTCTTCATCAGTTAGCCCATTCACTGCAAAGTACCTATCCACTCGGAATGACCAACCGTTAAGATCTTCGCCTTCAAAGAGGGGCATCTCCAACAGTTGCCCTCGGATCTCCGGCTGCCAACCCCCCTTGGAACCCCCTGCTTTAGCTTGCCGCACTCTTATTTCCGGTGTCGCCTCAAAATCCTGTATGAATTCCGGAGGCTGGTCTCCCAACTcctccttgttcttcctctcccaTTCCTGATCTTCCCACCTCGTTCTCATCCAAGCGAACTGTTCCAGCAAGCTCGCTACCTTCTTCTCCACCAATTGAACCTCACTCCTCAAGGCATCAACTCCCTGTTGCATGCATTCCATCCTCCCTTCCAATTCACCTACTCGGTCCATCAAGTTGACCATTAGGATCaatgatgctctgataccaaattgatgagAACCCAAAGAAACAATTCACTGAAACTGAATTATAATTCCCACTTTAATCCGATTACAAGAAAAACTGAGCATTCAAGAGGCCTTTAACTCTCCCTAAGACTCAATACAAGAATAATCTCCCCCTCCCTCCATTTCTTCCCCCTCTACTTATTCTTCCGCCCCTCCTCCTCAACAGAAATCTATTACGCACCTgttgggttgttacacaacctaGCGATTTCCCTTTTCtaccccttaagcacatggctGGCTATTATGCCAACCAAGCCATTTACACCCCTACTCCTGCCCCCTGCCCTttggaccttctttgataagtcaagtgAACCGGGGGCCTAACACAGAcgtcttcactaagtctctttaggatcctcgtattggttttATTTGTAACAAATTTGGTGCATATGACCTATATGCTCCAGCTTGGGGGGAGTCTTGGAATAAATGTAATTAGCTATCATAGATGTCAATGAGTTGTCAATTAGTCCTTATTTTTAAGAGTAAATTAATGTACATTCCTCctataaaatctaaataaacaGGCTAGACCTCAATCAAGTTCTTTGATTGAACAATATCCATCACTAAACATTAATGATTACTAATTCAAATAGTTGATTATGACGCTATCAACGAACACATGCAAAGATTTATCAAGTACAACAACAATAgttaagtaatttttttctttggctAACAATAAATGTGTCCCTTATAAAAGAGAATATAGTTTCTCTTTTAATAATTCCATATCAaaccttttattttgttatagaGGAGTTTCCCCAGAAATAATAGGTTATTAACATCACATGATGATTTGAGAGGGAGAAAAggaatatgaaaattttgtctgCAAGAATGAAGATTAACAATTTTCTAATAAAGGATatcaaaatttcaagaaatttgtGCAGTCAGAGCAATACCACCGAACCAGGAAAAGCGTGTATGTAACATTCATATCTAGAATTTATTTGCTGAACTGTGACTGAAATGGAAAAAGGCATTAGACAACTCGTAAAAGGGCAACTGCTAATCtgcttttctattttctcatcCCCAGTAATTGACAAAAGCAGTGGAAACTTGAAAAACTCTTCTTGTACgagaataaattaaaagaataaaatatgaaacAAATAATCTTTGTTGTCAAATCAAGATGAgcaaaaaagaagaattaatGAAAGAAGACAAAGACATGGCTTAAGCTAGATATGGTGTAAGAAAATTTTCACACACTGTACCTTTGATTGCTTTAATCTCTTATCCTTT from Diospyros lotus cultivar Yz01 chromosome 8, ASM1463336v1, whole genome shotgun sequence carries:
- the LOC127807894 gene encoding protein IQ-DOMAIN 9 isoform X4 encodes the protein MGSGDWFKNIISSKKAKDKRLKQSKARKKLRRLKGIFRLQILTQSQSVSKQASTTLSHLHSWSRIQGQIRARRVAMVTEGRIRQKKLENQLKLEAKLHDLEVEWNGGSETMEEILGRIHQREEAAGKRERALAYAFSHQWRANSNSILGPPELGKANWGWSWMERWIAARPWESRAFIQSSPKKPSSRPGNKAGKSTSTPTMKSAVSAKSISPNGKGPIKARKLSLSAAEKSVPQSNTT
- the LOC127807894 gene encoding protein IQ-DOMAIN 9 isoform X3; translation: MGSGDWFKNIISSKKAKDKRLKQSKGSSATEKSNGVKHRTHSHKVSTKFANNAAKRNPRFLGMEVEDIAATKIQTAFRAYMARKKLRRLKGIFRLQILTQSQSVSKQASTTLSHLHSWSRIQGQIRARRVAMVTEGRIRQKKLENQLKLEAKLHDLEVEWNGGSETMEEILGRIHQREEAAGKRERALAYAFSHQASIFCSGEPTPTQSLALLNLAKLTGVGAGWNAGSQPDHGKAGPLSSRAPKNHLVGLATKLVKAQAHLP
- the LOC127807894 gene encoding protein IQ-DOMAIN 9 isoform X2 produces the protein MGSSATEKSNGVKHRTHSHKVSTKFANNAAKRNPRFLGMEVEDIAATKIQTAFRAYMARKKLRRLKGIFRLQILTQSQSVSKQASTTLSHLHSWSRIQGQIRARRVAMVTEGRIRQKKLENQLKLEAKLHDLEVEWNGGSETMEEILGRIHQREEAAGKRERALAYAFSHQWRANSNSILGPPELGKANWGWSWMERWIAARPWESRAFIQSSPKKPSSRPGNKAGKSTSTPTMKSAVSAKSISPNGKGPIKARKLSLSAAEKSVPQSNTT
- the LOC127807894 gene encoding protein IQ-DOMAIN 9 isoform X1, with product MGSGDWFKNIISSKKAKDKRLKQSKGSSATEKSNGVKHRTHSHKVSTKFANNAAKRNPRFLGMEVEDIAATKIQTAFRAYMARKKLRRLKGIFRLQILTQSQSVSKQASTTLSHLHSWSRIQGQIRARRVAMVTEGRIRQKKLENQLKLEAKLHDLEVEWNGGSETMEEILGRIHQREEAAGKRERALAYAFSHQWRANSNSILGPPELGKANWGWSWMERWIAARPWESRAFIQSSPKKPSSRPGNKAGKSTSTPTMKSAVSAKSISPNGKGPIKARKLSLSAAEKSVPQSNTT